A region of Flavobacterium indicum GPTSA100-9 = DSM 17447 DNA encodes the following proteins:
- a CDS encoding PKD domain-containing protein, protein MKTKITPLILSLCFWISFTYGQFTTDKPDLRNCGSAPNYYLDYFNCTSNNYTLDNVYLSISSSSGVPITTPCTPPNIQNVYLWLNYTSNSNSAIHQTRIFADILVKDQNGNLIQTLQINSYLGVVNPGSGLRLLNIPGFPSGFPWTCGYELSLSRILIVWKTNGNTADPELSSYTCNTFSKSQCELPNSLIVSAPLAVQFDYTYCTTGSTTTVNFDDDTNGGKKPYSYLWNFGDGTTSTQQSPSHTYPFPGGPYTVTLQVTDSSSPPQISTSTQTITLPDPIQITGLVNSSPCSSGNTGSIDLSVSGGTPPYTYSWSNGATSQDLSNLANGSYTVTVTDKFNCTATKTFIINGGDVTPPVVVAPSNKIIEGCSTNSIDENGNLAYSSSLITISESQFISAGGSINDTSSIASITYIDSVSGTCPIIVSRVYTIKDACNNTTQVTQTFTIQDTTAPAIAIQAANQTVECDGNGNTAALNAWLASNGGASATDACSNVTWTNNFSSVSDTCGATGSATVTFTATDNCGNSTSSTATFTIQDTTAPVIAIQAANQTVECDGNGNTTALNAWLASNGGASATDACSNVTWTNNFSSVSDTCGATGSATVTFTATDNCGNSSTSTATFTIQDTTAPVIAIQAANQTVECDGNGNTTALNAWLASNGGASATDACSNVTWTNNFSSVSDTCGATGSATVTFTATDNCGNSTSTTATFTIQDTTAPVIAIQAANQTVECDGNGNSTALNAWLASNGGASATDACSNVTWTNNFTSLSDTCGATGSATVTFTATDTCGNSTSSTATFTIQDTTAPVIAIQAANQTVECDGNGNSTALNAWLASNGGASATDACSNVTWTNNFTSLSDTCGATGSATVTFTATDNCGNSTSTTATFTIQDTTAPVIAIQAANQTVECDGNGNSTALNAWLASNGGASATDACSNVTWTNNFTSLSDTCGATGSATVTFTATDTCGNSTSTTATFTIQDTTAPVIAIQAANQTVECDGNGNSTALNAWLASNGGASATDACSNVTWTNNFTSLSDTCGATGSATVTFTATDTCGNSTSTTATFTIQDTTAPVIAIQAANQTVECDGNGNSTALNAWLASNGGASATDACSNVTWTNNFSSLSDTCGATGSATVTFTATDTCGNSSSSTATFTIQDTTAPVIAIQAANQTVECDGNGNSTALNAWLASNGGASASDACSSVTWTNNFNSLSDTCGATGSATVTFTATDNCGNSASSTATFTIQDTTAPVICDSSGKSNCGM, encoded by the coding sequence ATGAAAACCAAAATTACCCCTTTAATTTTATCCTTATGTTTTTGGATAAGTTTTACTTATGGCCAATTCACGACGGATAAACCTGATTTAAGAAATTGTGGAAGTGCACCAAATTATTATTTGGACTACTTCAATTGTACTTCTAACAATTATACCTTAGATAATGTTTATTTGAGTATTTCTAGTTCTTCAGGAGTTCCAATTACTACCCCTTGTACTCCTCCAAATATTCAAAATGTATATTTATGGTTGAATTACACTTCAAATTCAAATAGTGCAATTCATCAAACAAGAATTTTTGCTGATATATTAGTAAAAGATCAAAATGGGAATTTAATTCAAACACTTCAAATTAATAGCTATTTAGGAGTGGTCAACCCAGGATCTGGATTAAGGCTATTGAATATTCCAGGTTTTCCCTCAGGTTTTCCTTGGACTTGTGGATATGAATTGTCTTTGTCTCGTATATTGATTGTTTGGAAAACTAATGGAAATACTGCTGACCCAGAACTTTCCTCTTATACTTGTAATACATTCAGTAAATCGCAATGTGAATTACCCAATAGTTTAATTGTATCTGCTCCTTTAGCTGTTCAATTCGATTACACTTATTGTACAACGGGTAGTACTACAACAGTAAACTTTGACGATGACACAAATGGAGGTAAGAAACCTTATTCCTATTTGTGGAACTTTGGCGATGGTACAACTTCTACTCAACAAAGCCCTTCTCATACTTATCCCTTTCCAGGCGGACCGTATACAGTCACTTTACAAGTTACCGATTCAAGTAGCCCGCCTCAAATTAGTACCAGTACTCAAACGATAACCCTTCCTGATCCAATTCAAATTACAGGATTAGTCAATTCTTCACCTTGTTCATCTGGAAATACGGGCTCAATTGATCTTTCAGTTTCAGGTGGTACACCTCCTTACACCTATTCATGGAGTAATGGTGCAACATCCCAAGATTTATCTAATCTTGCTAATGGTTCCTATACAGTAACTGTTACTGATAAATTTAATTGTACAGCTACTAAAACGTTTATAATCAATGGCGGTGATGTTACGCCACCTGTAGTAGTAGCTCCAAGTAATAAAATTATTGAAGGATGTTCAACTAATTCTATAGATGAAAATGGAAATTTAGCCTATTCATCATCTCTTATTACAATATCAGAAAGTCAATTTATTTCTGCCGGAGGTTCAATAAACGATACTTCTTCAATTGCATCTATAACGTATATTGATTCCGTTTCTGGTACTTGTCCAATAATAGTTTCAAGAGTTTATACTATAAAAGATGCTTGTAATAATACAACACAAGTTACGCAAACCTTCACCATTCAAGATACAACGGCACCAGCGATTGCCATTCAAGCGGCAAACCAAACTGTGGAATGTGATGGTAACGGCAATACAGCTGCATTAAATGCGTGGTTGGCTTCTAACGGTGGTGCTTCAGCTACGGATGCTTGTTCGAATGTGACTTGGACTAATAACTTTAGTTCGGTTTCAGATACGTGTGGTGCAACAGGTTCGGCTACTGTTACTTTTACAGCGACTGATAATTGTGGAAACAGTACTTCTTCTACTGCAACATTCACGATTCAAGATACAACGGCACCAGTGATTGCGATTCAAGCGGCGAATCAAACCGTAGAATGTGATGGTAATGGAAACACCACTGCTTTAAATGCTTGGTTGGCTTCTAACGGTGGTGCTTCAGCTACCGATGCCTGTTCGAATGTGACTTGGACGAATAATTTCTCTTCCGTTTCTGATACGTGTGGTGCTACGGGTTCGGCTACTGTTACTTTTACAGCAACTGACAATTGTGGAAATAGTTCGACTTCAACCGCTACTTTTACTATTCAAGATACAACGGCACCAGTAATTGCCATTCAAGCGGCGAATCAAACCGTAGAATGTGATGGTAATGGTAATACAACTGCATTAAATGCTTGGTTGGCTTCAAATGGTGGAGCTTCAGCTACCGATGCGTGTTCGAATGTGACTTGGACCAATAACTTTAGTTCGGTTTCAGATACGTGTGGTGCTACGGGTTCGGCTACTGTTACTTTTACAGCAACTGACAATTGTGGAAACAGTACTTCTACTACTGCTACATTTACGATTCAAGATACTACAGCGCCAGTGATTGCCATTCAAGCGGCAAATCAAACCGTGGAATGTGATGGTAATGGAAACTCAACTGCTTTGAATGCATGGTTGGCTTCTAACGGTGGTGCTTCAGCTACGGATGCTTGTTCGAATGTGACTTGGACGAATAACTTTACTTCACTTTCAGATACTTGCGGTGCTACGGGTTCGGCTACTGTAACTTTTACAGCGACTGATACTTGTGGAAACAGTACTTCTTCTACTGCTACATTCACTATTCAAGATACAACGGCGCCAGTCATTGCCATTCAAGCGGCGAATCAAACCGTAGAATGTGATGGTAATGGAAACTCAACTGCTTTGAATGCATGGTTGGCTTCTAACGGTGGTGCTTCAGCTACGGATGCTTGTTCGAATGTGACTTGGACGAATAACTTTACTTCACTTTCAGATACGTGTGGTGCTACGGGTTCGGCAACGGTAACTTTTACAGCAACTGACAATTGTGGAAACAGTACTTCTACTACTGCTACATTTACGATTCAAGATACTACAGCGCCAGTGATTGCCATTCAAGCGGCAAATCAAACCGTGGAATGTGATGGTAATGGAAACTCAACTGCTTTGAATGCATGGTTGGCTTCTAACGGTGGTGCTTCAGCTACGGATGCTTGTTCGAATGTGACTTGGACGAATAACTTTACTTCACTTTCAGATACGTGTGGTGCTACGGGTTCGGCAACGGTAACTTTTACAGCAACTGATACTTGTGGAAACAGTACTTCTACTACTGCTACATTTACGATTCAAGATACTACAGCGCCAGTGATTGCCATTCAAGCGGCAAATCAAACCGTGGAATGTGATGGTAATGGAAACTCAACTGCTTTGAATGCATGGTTGGCTTCTAACGGTGGTGCTTCAGCTACGGATGCTTGTTCGAATGTGACTTGGACGAATAACTTTACTTCACTTTCAGATACGTGTGGTGCTACGGGTTCGGCAACGGTAACTTTTACAGCAACTGATACTTGTGGAAACAGTACTTCTACTACTGCTACATTTACGATTCAAGATACTACAGCGCCAGTGATTGCCATTCAAGCGGCAAATCAAACCGTGGAATGTGATGGTAATGGAAACTCAACTGCTTTGAATGCATGGTTGGCTTCTAACGGTGGTGCTTCAGCTACGGATGCTTGTTCGAATGTGACTTGGACAAATAACTTTAGTTCACTTTCAGATACGTGTGGCGCTACGGGTTCGGCAACGGTAACTTTTACAGCGACTGATACTTGTGGAAACAGTTCTTCGTCAACTGCAACATTTACTATTCAAGATACAACGGCGCCAGTGATTGCCATTCAAGCGGCAAACCAAACCGTGGAATGTGATGGTAATGGAAACTCAACTGCTTTGAATGCATGGTTGGCTTCTAACGGTGGTGCTTCAGCTAGTGATGCGTGTTCTTCAGTGACTTGGACGAATAACTTTAATTCACTTTCGGATACGTGTGGTGCTACGGGTTCGGCAACCGTTACTTTTACAGCGACTGATAACTGCGGAAACAGTGCGTCTTCTACTGCAACATTCACTATTCAAGATACTACAGCGCCAGTCATTTGCGATTCAAGCGGCAAATCAAACTGTGGAATGTGA